A section of the Hemitrygon akajei chromosome 8, sHemAka1.3, whole genome shotgun sequence genome encodes:
- the ywhae1 gene encoding tyrosine 3-monooxygenase/tryptophan 5-monooxygenase activation protein, epsilon polypeptide 1 isoform X1 → MDEREDLVYQAKLAEQAERYDEMVESMKKVAGMDVELTVEERNLLSVAYKNVIGARRASWRIISSIEQKEENKGGEEKIKMIREYRQTVENELKSICNDILDVLDKHLIPAANTGESKVFYYKMKGDYHRYLAEFATGNDRKEAAENSLVAYKAASDIAMTELPPTHPIRLGLALNFSVFYYEILNSPDRACRLAKAAFDDAIAELDTLSEESYKDSTLIMQLLRDNLTLWTSDMQGDGEEPSKDVVQDVDDDNQ, encoded by the exons AAATGGTGGAATCGATGAAGAAAGTAGCTGGTATGGATGTGGAGTTGACGGTTGAGGAAAGGAATTTACTGTCTGTGGCCTACAAAAATGTTATTGGAGCACGGAGAGCGTCCTGGAGGATAATCAGCAGTATTGAGCAGAAGGAAGAGAATAAGGGTGGAGAGGAAAAGATAAAAATGATCCGTGAATACAGACAGACG GTTGAGAATGAGCTGAAATCAATTTGTAATGACATTCTGGATGTACTGGATAAACACCTCATTCCTGCTGCCAACACTGGGGAGTCAAAGGTTTTCTACTATAAAAT GAAAGGTGATTACCACAGGTatctggcagagtttgcaacaGGGAATGACAGGAAGGAAGCGGCAGAGAACAGCTTGGTCGCTTACAAGGCGGCTAGTGATATTGCAATGACAGAACTTCCGCCAACGCACCCCATCCGCTTAGGGCTTGCTTTGAATTTCTCTGTATTCTATTATGAAATCCTCAATTCCCCTGACCGTGCCTGCAG ATTGGCAAAGGCGGCATTTGATGATGCAATCGCAGAACTGGATACCTTGAGTGAAGAAAGCTACAAGGACTCTACACTCATTATGCAGTTGTTACGTGACAACTTGACACTATGGACTTCAGACATGCAGGGAGATG GGGAAGAACCAAGTAAAGATGTGGTGCAAGATGTTGATGACGACAATCAGTGA
- the ywhae1 gene encoding tyrosine 3-monooxygenase/tryptophan 5-monooxygenase activation protein, epsilon polypeptide 1 isoform X2, with product MDEREDLVYQAKLAEQAERYDEMVESMKKVAGMDVELTVEERNLLSVAYKNVIGARRASWRIISSIEQKEENKGGEEKIKMIREYRQTVENELKSICNDILDVLDKHLIPAANTGESKVFYYKMKGDYHRYLAEFATGNDRKEAAENSLVAYKAASDIAMTELPPTHPIRLGLALNFSVFYYEILNSPDRACRLAKAAFDDAIAELDTLSEESYKDSTLIMQLLRDNLTLWTSDMQGDDS from the exons AAATGGTGGAATCGATGAAGAAAGTAGCTGGTATGGATGTGGAGTTGACGGTTGAGGAAAGGAATTTACTGTCTGTGGCCTACAAAAATGTTATTGGAGCACGGAGAGCGTCCTGGAGGATAATCAGCAGTATTGAGCAGAAGGAAGAGAATAAGGGTGGAGAGGAAAAGATAAAAATGATCCGTGAATACAGACAGACG GTTGAGAATGAGCTGAAATCAATTTGTAATGACATTCTGGATGTACTGGATAAACACCTCATTCCTGCTGCCAACACTGGGGAGTCAAAGGTTTTCTACTATAAAAT GAAAGGTGATTACCACAGGTatctggcagagtttgcaacaGGGAATGACAGGAAGGAAGCGGCAGAGAACAGCTTGGTCGCTTACAAGGCGGCTAGTGATATTGCAATGACAGAACTTCCGCCAACGCACCCCATCCGCTTAGGGCTTGCTTTGAATTTCTCTGTATTCTATTATGAAATCCTCAATTCCCCTGACCGTGCCTGCAG ATTGGCAAAGGCGGCATTTGATGATGCAATCGCAGAACTGGATACCTTGAGTGAAGAAAGCTACAAGGACTCTACACTCATTATGCAGTTGTTACGTGACAACTTGACACTATGGACTTCAGACATGCAGGGAGATG ATTCCTAA